Proteins encoded in a region of the Niveispirillum cyanobacteriorum genome:
- the msrP gene encoding protein-methionine-sulfoxide reductase catalytic subunit MsrP yields the protein MLLRHAPDLSEREVTPRDLYLNRRHLLAGFGGMMLAGAGAAQAAVKSPFSTDETPTSLKDITSYNNFYEFGTDKSDPARNAGRLTVKPWKVKIDGMVGKPGEYDLDDLLKGMTIEERIYRMRCVEGWSMVIPWNGFPLASLLKRVEPQSGAKFVAFETLVRPSEMSGQSGFFKILDWPYVEGLRLDEAMNPLTLLATGLYGESLPNQNGAPLRLVVPWKYGFKGIKSIVRISLTDKQPATSWNIQAPQEYGFYSNVNPEVDHPRWSQATERRIGDGGGLFAKRRPTLPFNGYADQVASLYAGMDLRKFY from the coding sequence ATGCTGCTGCGCCATGCCCCCGATCTGAGCGAGCGCGAGGTAACGCCGCGCGATCTGTACCTGAACCGCCGCCACCTTTTGGCCGGGTTCGGGGGGATGATGCTGGCAGGCGCGGGCGCCGCACAGGCAGCGGTGAAAAGCCCGTTCAGCACGGATGAGACGCCGACCAGCCTGAAAGACATTACCAGCTACAATAACTTCTACGAATTCGGCACCGACAAATCCGACCCCGCCCGCAATGCCGGGCGCCTGACCGTGAAGCCGTGGAAGGTGAAGATCGACGGCATGGTGGGCAAGCCGGGCGAGTATGACCTTGATGACCTGCTGAAGGGCATGACGATTGAGGAGCGTATCTATCGCATGCGCTGTGTCGAAGGCTGGTCCATGGTCATCCCCTGGAATGGCTTTCCGCTGGCCAGCCTGCTGAAACGGGTGGAGCCACAGTCTGGTGCCAAGTTCGTGGCGTTTGAGACGCTGGTCCGCCCGTCGGAAATGTCGGGCCAGAGTGGATTCTTCAAGATCCTCGATTGGCCCTATGTGGAGGGGTTGCGCCTGGATGAGGCGATGAACCCCCTGACCCTGCTGGCCACCGGCCTTTACGGGGAGAGCCTGCCCAACCAGAACGGGGCGCCGTTGCGCCTTGTTGTGCCTTGGAAATACGGTTTCAAGGGCATCAAGTCCATCGTGCGTATCAGCCTGACCGACAAGCAGCCGGCTACCAGTTGGAATATCCAGGCGCCGCAGGAATATGGCTTCTATTCCAATGTGAACCCAGAGGTCGATCATCCGCGCTGGAGCCAGGCTACGGAGCGGCGGATCGGGGATGGTGGCGGCCTGTTTGCCAAGCGTCGTCCGACTCTGCCGTTCAACGGCTATGCCGACCAGGTGGCGAGCCTTTATGCCGGCATGGACCTGCGGAAATTCTATTGA
- the msrQ gene encoding protein-methionine-sulfoxide reductase heme-binding subunit MsrQ produces MAIANLRIQPRFPTWPVYLAGLIPALFYVYQIFYGDLGADPAKTLEHAMGEWALRFLILGLAITPLRRELGIGLLKYRRAVGLIAFLYVVLHLTVYLLLDQGLDWPAIWADIVKRPYITIGMAGFVLLLPLAATSFNAAIRWVGGRNWNRLHKLVYPAVLAGAVHYVMLVKSWPLEPLVYLAIVVALLGWRVWRRT; encoded by the coding sequence ATGGCTATCGCCAATCTGCGCATCCAGCCGCGTTTTCCGACCTGGCCGGTCTATCTGGCGGGGCTTATACCGGCATTGTTCTATGTCTATCAGATTTTCTACGGCGATCTGGGGGCCGATCCGGCCAAGACATTGGAACATGCCATGGGCGAATGGGCCCTGCGGTTCCTGATCCTGGGATTGGCCATCACGCCATTGCGTCGGGAACTGGGTATCGGGCTGCTGAAGTACCGGCGTGCGGTTGGGCTGATTGCGTTTCTGTATGTCGTGCTGCACCTGACCGTCTATCTGCTTCTGGATCAGGGGTTAGACTGGCCGGCCATCTGGGCCGACATCGTCAAGCGGCCCTACATCACCATCGGTATGGCAGGCTTTGTCCTGTTGCTTCCGCTGGCGGCCACCAGCTTCAACGCCGCCATCCGCTGGGTCGGCGGGCGCAACTGGAACAGGCTGCACAAGCTTGTTTACCCGGCGGTGCTGGCGGGGGCCGTGCATTATGTGATGCTGGTGAAAAGCTGGCCGTTGGAACCACTGGTCTATCTGGCGATTGTGGTGGCTCTGCTGGGCTGGCGTGTTTGGCGGCGGACGTGA
- a CDS encoding MarR family winged helix-turn-helix transcriptional regulator has product MDERGGIDLSALQGSVGYRLRRAQIAAFTLFTQFMSEFDIRPTQFAILTVIRDNPGLSQSQISDALGLKRANLVPLLDGLEGRGLLVRSPSPADRRSYCLHLTDHGQERMREIQARHDAYEQELTTALGVAGRTALLALLDGFKMAGGDGGDEG; this is encoded by the coding sequence ATGGATGAACGCGGCGGTATCGATCTTTCGGCCCTGCAGGGATCTGTTGGTTACAGGTTGCGGCGGGCCCAGATTGCGGCATTCACCCTGTTCACGCAGTTCATGTCGGAATTCGATATCCGCCCGACGCAGTTCGCCATATTGACGGTGATCCGTGACAATCCCGGCCTCAGCCAGTCACAGATCAGTGACGCGCTGGGCCTGAAGCGTGCCAATCTGGTGCCGCTGCTGGACGGGCTGGAAGGGCGCGGGCTGCTGGTCCGCTCCCCCTCCCCCGCTGATCGGCGGTCCTACTGTCTGCACCTGACCGACCATGGTCAGGAACGGATGCGCGAAATCCAGGCCCGGCACGACGCCTATGAACAGGAACTGACTACGGCGCTGGGCGTTGCTGGCCGCACCGCCCTTCTGGCCCTGCTGGACGGGTTCAAAATGGCGGGCGGGGACGGCGGGGATGAAGGCTAA
- a CDS encoding AMP-binding protein, producing MVTPHLPAPDPLAFQAAAQPDKIAMIDLVGGRRFTYAGLDAAVNRCCAWLLARLGDAAGQRIAVIGRNDAAMPVLHLAAARLGSIFAPLNWRLTVPELAFQVADASPALLLADAEFLDTATLAAEGCAGTEILELSQADAAWTAMEPLRPAIPPSVDQPSTLLYTSGTSGRPKGALLTESNLFFTNINFGLMNRLNADSVVLCDMPLFHVVGLVTMVRTPLAQGGTLLLSRGFDPAVTLSRLADPDMGVTHYMCVPQMAQTLRQHPDYNPARLGRLVALCTGGAPMPAALIQRFTEDGITIADGYGMSEAGTVLGMPITDRARIVAKAGSAGIPGPTLRLRLVDDEGRDVSDGGVGEIWINGPNLSPGYWNRPELPTLAQQGGWLRTGDAARRDADGFYYLVDRKKDMFISGGENVYPAEVEAAILELDSVAEAAVIGVPDERWGEVGWAYVVPRAGHTVTAEQVLTHLDGRCARYKRPQRVFITDSLPRTGSGKVQKHLLRQQAADTTNPSKSA from the coding sequence ATGGTTACCCCCCATCTTCCCGCCCCCGATCCGCTGGCCTTTCAGGCAGCAGCGCAGCCGGACAAGATCGCCATGATTGATCTGGTCGGTGGGCGCCGGTTCACTTATGCCGGGCTGGACGCCGCCGTGAACCGTTGCTGTGCCTGGCTGTTGGCCCGGCTGGGTGATGCGGCGGGACAGCGTATCGCGGTTATCGGGCGCAATGACGCGGCCATGCCCGTGCTGCATCTGGCCGCCGCACGCCTGGGTTCCATCTTCGCCCCCTTGAACTGGCGTCTGACGGTACCGGAACTGGCGTTCCAGGTCGCGGATGCGTCCCCGGCCCTGCTGCTGGCCGATGCAGAGTTCTTGGACACTGCCACGCTGGCGGCGGAAGGCTGCGCAGGCACGGAAATCCTGGAACTGTCACAGGCTGATGCAGCCTGGACCGCTATGGAGCCGCTGCGCCCAGCGATACCGCCATCCGTGGATCAGCCCTCTACGCTGCTATACACGTCGGGCACGTCGGGCCGGCCCAAAGGGGCTTTGCTGACCGAAAGCAACCTGTTCTTCACGAACATCAATTTCGGCCTGATGAACCGCCTGAATGCCGACAGCGTCGTGCTCTGCGACATGCCGCTGTTCCATGTTGTGGGCCTAGTCACAATGGTGCGGACCCCGCTGGCGCAAGGCGGAACGCTGCTGCTGTCGCGTGGGTTTGACCCCGCGGTGACCCTGTCCCGTCTGGCGGACCCCGATATGGGTGTCACTCATTACATGTGCGTGCCGCAGATGGCGCAGACCCTACGTCAGCATCCCGATTACAACCCCGCACGGCTAGGCCGTCTGGTCGCGCTCTGCACCGGCGGCGCGCCCATGCCCGCCGCCCTGATCCAGCGGTTCACCGAGGATGGCATCACCATCGCCGATGGTTATGGGATGAGTGAGGCTGGAACCGTGCTGGGTATGCCCATCACCGACCGTGCCCGCATCGTGGCCAAGGCCGGTTCCGCCGGCATCCCCGGGCCCACTCTGCGCCTGCGTCTGGTCGATGATGAGGGACGGGACGTGTCAGATGGCGGTGTCGGGGAAATCTGGATCAACGGCCCCAACCTGTCGCCCGGCTACTGGAACCGTCCCGAACTGCCGACCCTGGCGCAACAGGGCGGCTGGCTGCGCACCGGGGATGCGGCACGGCGGGATGCCGACGGCTTCTATTATCTGGTGGATCGCAAGAAGGACATGTTCATCTCCGGTGGGGAGAATGTGTATCCAGCAGAGGTGGAGGCCGCCATCTTGGAACTGGACAGCGTGGCAGAGGCCGCCGTCATCGGCGTGCCAGATGAGCGCTGGGGCGAGGTCGGCTGGGCCTATGTGGTGCCCCGCGCCGGCCATACCGTTACGGCGGAACAGGTTCTGACGCACCTGGACGGGCGCTGCGCACGGTACAAGCGGCCACAGCGTGTGTTCATCACCGACAGCCTGCCGCGCACCGGATCGGGCAAGGTGCAGAAACATCTTCTGCGCCAACAGGCCGCGGACACCACGAATCCCTCGAAATCCGCCTGA
- a CDS encoding p-hydroxycinnamoyl CoA hydratase/lyase, translated as MMSTADTVAFDVVDGIAWVRFNRPEKRNCMSPTLNRRMMEVLDELEFREDVGVLVLSGEGTAWSAGMDLKEYFRETEEKGLGATRQAQRESYGWWRRLRWYQKPTIAMVNGWCFGGGYGPLYSCDLAIAAEEAKFGLSEINWGILPGGGATKVVVDLIPMRDAMYHAMTGEAIDGKKAAEWRLVNEAVPLAQLKDRVTEIAKVLLEKNPVALKATKDAVRRVKEMTYDNAEDFLVRAQEAANSFDNNGRKEGIRQFIDEKSYKPGLGAYKRG; from the coding sequence ATGATGAGCACCGCTGACACTGTCGCCTTTGATGTCGTGGATGGCATCGCCTGGGTCCGTTTCAACCGCCCGGAAAAGCGCAATTGCATGAGCCCGACCCTGAACCGCCGCATGATGGAGGTTCTGGACGAACTGGAATTCCGCGAGGATGTGGGCGTCCTGGTCCTGTCGGGCGAAGGCACCGCCTGGTCCGCCGGCATGGACCTGAAGGAATATTTCCGCGAGACGGAGGAGAAGGGTCTGGGCGCCACCCGTCAGGCGCAGCGTGAAAGCTATGGCTGGTGGCGCCGCCTGCGCTGGTACCAGAAGCCGACCATCGCCATGGTCAATGGCTGGTGCTTCGGCGGCGGCTACGGCCCGCTCTATTCCTGCGATCTGGCCATCGCAGCGGAAGAGGCTAAGTTCGGCCTGTCGGAGATCAACTGGGGCATTTTGCCCGGCGGCGGCGCCACCAAGGTGGTCGTTGACCTGATCCCGATGCGCGATGCTATGTACCACGCCATGACGGGTGAAGCCATCGACGGCAAGAAGGCCGCCGAATGGCGTCTGGTGAACGAGGCGGTGCCGCTGGCCCAGCTGAAGGACCGCGTGACCGAGATCGCCAAGGTCCTGCTGGAAAAGAACCCGGTGGCCCTGAAAGCCACCAAGGATGCCGTGCGCCGGGTCAAGGAAATGACCTATGACAATGCCGAGGACTTCCTGGTCCGCGCACAGGAAGCCGCCAATTCCTTTGACAATAATGGTCGCAAGGAAGGCATCCGTCAGTTCATCGATGAGAAGAGCTACAAGCCCGGCCTTGGCGCGTACAAGCGCGGGTAA
- a CDS encoding aldehyde dehydrogenase, with protein MSTQLDAALLIGGKTRPAAEGRSFTRLNPLTGEVASTAAAASIDDAREAADAAAAAFPAWSETGPNARRALLLKASEALTARMPDFIAAMAAETGATAGWAGFNVTLAASMLREAASMTTQINGEVIPSDKPGCIAMAVRQPVGVILGIAPWNAPVILGVRAVATALACGNAVILKASELCPRTHALIGAALADAGFPAGVVNVVTNAPEDAGGIVGALIDHPAVRRINFTGSTRVGRIIAERAGRNLKPVLLELGGKAPFVVLDDADLDEAVKAAAFGAFFNSGQICMSTERIVVDNKVADAFVEKFAAKAATLVAGDPREGKTPLGSVVDPHAVTSIQALIDDAVSKGAKLYQPTPTKGTLMSAAILDHVTPAMRIYAEESFGPVTTIVRVDGEDAAIRTANDTEYGLSASIFTRDAARGLRLARRVQSGICHVNGATVHDEAQMPFGGVKDSGYGRFGGKAGIDAFTELRWITLETLPGHFPI; from the coding sequence ATGAGCACGCAATTGGACGCCGCCCTGCTGATCGGCGGCAAGACCCGTCCGGCCGCCGAGGGCCGCAGCTTCACCCGTCTCAATCCCCTGACCGGGGAGGTGGCCAGCACCGCCGCCGCTGCCAGCATCGATGATGCACGCGAAGCCGCGGATGCCGCCGCCGCCGCCTTTCCTGCCTGGTCGGAAACCGGCCCCAATGCCCGCCGCGCCCTGCTGCTAAAGGCGTCTGAGGCCCTGACGGCCCGCATGCCGGACTTCATCGCCGCCATGGCCGCCGAAACTGGTGCCACCGCCGGCTGGGCCGGGTTTAATGTAACGCTGGCCGCCTCCATGCTGCGCGAGGCCGCGTCGATGACCACACAGATCAATGGCGAGGTGATTCCGTCCGACAAGCCAGGCTGCATAGCCATGGCGGTGCGCCAGCCGGTGGGCGTGATCCTGGGCATTGCCCCGTGGAACGCGCCCGTCATCCTGGGCGTACGAGCCGTGGCAACGGCACTGGCTTGCGGCAATGCGGTGATCCTGAAGGCGTCCGAACTGTGCCCCCGCACGCATGCCCTGATCGGTGCGGCCCTGGCCGATGCCGGCTTCCCGGCGGGCGTTGTTAATGTCGTGACCAACGCGCCAGAGGATGCCGGTGGCATCGTCGGTGCCCTGATCGACCATCCCGCGGTTCGCCGGATCAACTTCACCGGTTCCACCCGCGTAGGCCGCATCATCGCCGAACGCGCGGGCCGCAATCTGAAGCCGGTGCTGCTGGAACTGGGTGGCAAGGCGCCGTTCGTGGTGCTGGATGATGCCGACCTGGATGAGGCAGTGAAGGCCGCCGCCTTCGGCGCCTTCTTCAATTCCGGACAGATCTGCATGTCGACCGAACGCATCGTGGTGGACAACAAGGTGGCCGACGCGTTCGTTGAGAAATTCGCGGCCAAGGCAGCCACCCTGGTCGCCGGCGACCCGCGTGAAGGCAAGACGCCGCTAGGTTCCGTGGTCGATCCGCATGCTGTCACCAGCATCCAGGCCCTGATCGACGACGCCGTGTCCAAGGGGGCAAAGCTGTATCAGCCGACGCCAACCAAGGGCACGCTGATGTCGGCGGCCATCCTGGACCATGTTACGCCCGCCATGCGCATCTATGCCGAGGAAAGCTTTGGCCCCGTGACCACCATCGTGCGGGTGGACGGGGAGGATGCGGCCATCCGCACTGCCAACGATACCGAATACGGCCTGTCCGCCTCCATCTTCACCCGCGATGCGGCCCGTGGCCTGCGTCTGGCCCGGCGTGTCCAGTCAGGCATCTGCCATGTCAATGGCGCCACCGTCCATGATGAGGCGCAGATGCCTTTTGGCGGCGTCAAGGACAGCGGCTATGGCCGGTTCGGCGGCAAGGCCGGCATCGATGCCTTCACCGAACTGCGCTGGATCACACTGGAAACGCTGCCCGGCCATTTCCCGATCTGA